ACCATCGCAGCGAACACCAATGACTTTGTTCCCTTCTCTTACAATTTGTGCATCTCCTTTTAGAAAGGCGGCGCCATGTTTGTTGGCAGCTTGAATTAATGCGTTTCTTAACGCTCTTCCATTTACCCGTGCTGCGCCGCCGACATAGACTGATCCCCACGTTTCAGCTAATAGCGGAAATTGTTGGATTGTTTCAGCCGGAGTCAATATGGCTACCTCACCAATTTCAGGAGCATCTTCTCGCCTTTTAATCGTCCGCTCGGCCATCTGCTCCAATTTATTTGGATCATGGTGAAGACTTAAAGCTCCTACACGTTTATAGCCTGTATCTGTTTCCCCTATTGCTTCTAACTGGGAAATTAAATCAGGATAATAGCGTGCACCTCCCTTTGCTAATTGGTACCAAGATTGATTGCGCCTCTGGGAAATCCATGGGCATACAATTCCCGCTGCTGCATCTGTCGCTTGCCCAGGATCCTCCCGGTCTATTAATGTAACCTTTGCCCCGAGCTTAACGAGATGATAGGCAGCAGATGCCCCCAAAATCCCAGCTCCTATCACAATGATACTTTGCATACTACACCCTTTTTCTATTAGTGAAATACATTTAATGTCATCTATTTCTTTCAATCCATCTCACTCGCCAAGATCTGGGTAATGTTCCAATCAAGGTCTAAATTCAGCCTATTGGAATAATGACTTCAATGATGGTTCCCTCTTCATCACTCCAGAAATGGACACTGCCATTATGGTTTTCAATAATTTGTTTGGAAATCATGATACCCAATCCAGTGCCGTTCCCCTTCGTTGTAAAAAATGGTTCGCCAATCCGCTTCAATATATCCTGAGGAATTCCAATTCCTGTATCTTTGAAGAATATTTTCACTTTAGCGTCACAAATTCGTTTGATTTCAATTGTAATCTTTCCGCCAGTCGGCATAGCTTCAATGGCATTTTTTAAAAAATTGATAAACACTTGTTTTAACTGATTCTTATCACACTTAATTTTTAAATTCTCGCATTCATTGACAATTTCAATATGAACGTTATTCATGATGGCTTGGGTATCAATCAAAGTTTTTACCTCATCAATCAAAGAATGCATGTTCACTGTTTCAAACTTTAAATGGTGGGGTTTGGCAAGAACCAATAATTCACTTAATATGAGTTCAATTCGGTCCATCTCAGATTGAATAATTTCAAAATACGCTTTTTCCTCAGCTTGAGACTCTATTAATTGAAGAAAACCTTTGATGGCCGTAAGGGGGTTTCGGACTTCATGCGCAATCCCAGCTGCCAGTTGTCCGGCAATGGTTAATTTTTCAGAATTTAAAAGAAGTTCTTGGGTTTTTTTCCTTTCCGTTATATCACGGATAATAAAATACTGGGCTGTTTGTCGTTGAAAAAAAGTGGGAATTCCTTTTATTTCTGCTTCAAAAGTGGTATGGTCCAATCGAATGAGTCTAAATTGTTTAAATTCAGTAGATTCACCTTCGAGTACCTTTTTGACTCGATCTCTAGCTACATCGTGGTAATCAGAATGGATAAAATCTAAAAGCGATTTTGAAAGAATTTGCTCATGATCAGTGGCACCTAATAAATTTGCTCCTGTTTCATTTATATACAAAATTTTCTCTCTTTGAGCAATGATAACAGCATCTGGAGAATGCTCAACCAAATCCTTATAAGCCTTTTTACGGCTCCCCAATTCATATTCTGCTATTTTTCTTTCTGTTATATCTCTAATAACACTTACAACTTCTAGAATATTTCTTGTATCGTGGTCAATGATCGGGCTAAAAAATGTTTCAACCCATATAGAAGATCCATCCTTTTTAAAAAGACGAAAAGTGCTTCTTCTATTTTCAAGGTTTGTTAGGACTGTTTCACGCTCAAAAAGGGCTTTTTCCAAATCCTCATGATGCAGCAACATGGAAAAATGCTGCCCTATCAATTCATCCGCAGTAAAACCCAATATATATTCAATAGAAGGCGAAACATAAAGAATTTCTCCTAATAAATTCGTGCTTAAAATAATATCTAAAACATGATCTGTTAAGATACGATGAAATTCTTCCATTTTTCTAACTTCGGCCTTTGCCCTTTTTAAATGGGTAATATCTTTGGCCACAGCGTAAATCCCAATAATTTTGTCATCAACCGATATTGGAATATTGGTTATGTTTAAGTCAACGAATTGCTCATCTTTTGTTTGCATGAAACAATCGAAGTTTTGGACTTGTCCTAAAGAGGCTTTATGAAAATGATGAAAAATTTTATCCAAGCTTTCAATAGGAAAAAGCCTTTGTAACTTCAATTGGACTGACTCTGCTATTGTGTAACCGGATAGGTTTTCAAATACTGAATTCACTTTAAGGATATGACCTTCTAAATCTAGAAGTAAAATGGCGTCTGGGTTGGAATGAAACACAGTTTGATTATTACTCAGCGTTTCCGTTATGTATTTATCTAATAATTGCCGTTTATCACTTTTTATTTCTTGAATAGGACTCTTCATCTCTCTTCCTTCGTCCCTTCCCCCTATTTTTATATGTAAATCATCAATTGGTCATCATTAAAAATATCATTTTTTTGAAATAACTTTTCAGCATTCATTATACCTTTTTTGGCCTCTGAGGAATATCATTTACTAATTTTACTATTATTTTAAATTTTCCTAAAAATACTTTCAATATATTCCCTGTTTTTCCTTCTTTTTTACGATACCTCTAGAAATATTATACTTTCGAAAAAAAGAAACTGTCGTAAGCAGTATTTAAATTCTCCATTTATCTTC
Above is a genomic segment from Neobacillus endophyticus containing:
- a CDS encoding PAS domain S-box protein, translating into MKSPIQEIKSDKRQLLDKYITETLSNNQTVFHSNPDAILLLDLEGHILKVNSVFENLSGYTIAESVQLKLQRLFPIESLDKIFHHFHKASLGQVQNFDCFMQTKDEQFVDLNITNIPISVDDKIIGIYAVAKDITHLKRAKAEVRKMEEFHRILTDHVLDIILSTNLLGEILYVSPSIEYILGFTADELIGQHFSMLLHHEDLEKALFERETVLTNLENRRSTFRLFKKDGSSIWVETFFSPIIDHDTRNILEVVSVIRDITERKIAEYELGSRKKAYKDLVEHSPDAVIIAQREKILYINETGANLLGATDHEQILSKSLLDFIHSDYHDVARDRVKKVLEGESTEFKQFRLIRLDHTTFEAEIKGIPTFFQRQTAQYFIIRDITERKKTQELLLNSEKLTIAGQLAAGIAHEVRNPLTAIKGFLQLIESQAEEKAYFEIIQSEMDRIELILSELLVLAKPHHLKFETVNMHSLIDEVKTLIDTQAIMNNVHIEIVNECENLKIKCDKNQLKQVFINFLKNAIEAMPTGGKITIEIKRICDAKVKIFFKDTGIGIPQDILKRIGEPFFTTKGNGTGLGIMISKQIIENHNGSVHFWSDEEGTIIEVIIPIG
- a CDS encoding NAD(P)/FAD-dependent oxidoreductase — its product is MQSIIVIGAGILGASAAYHLVKLGAKVTLIDREDPGQATDAAAGIVCPWISQRRNQSWYQLAKGGARYYPDLISQLEAIGETDTGYKRVGALSLHHDPNKLEQMAERTIKRREDAPEIGEVAILTPAETIQQFPLLAETWGSVYVGGAARVNGRALRNALIQAANKHGAAFLKGDAQIVREGNKVIGVRCDGNLLYAEQVIDTAGAWSKQLLQPIGVDFLVRPQKAQIIHLMVPATNTNSWPVVMPPNNQYILAFHNGRVVVGSTHENEAGFDTSPTAGGIGEILGKVLETAPGLSNSTFLETRVGFRPFTPGFLPIAGQLPHFEGIYIANGLGSSGLTSGPYLGAELAKLVLGKETEIDFKNYDPSGAFNH